A region of the Streptomyces sp. NBC_00442 genome:
GACGGATTTACAGTCCGTTCCCATTGGCCACTCGGGCACACCGCCATGGGATGTCGCCCTTGGTTTCCCGCCTTGCGGCGGTGCTCCGTGGCAACGACGTAAACGATACCCGATGCCCAGGGGTGGTCCGCCACCCCATTGATCAGCGCTGCGCCGGGCGGGGGGTGGCTAGGCTTTGGGGCGGTGGTTCGGCAGTGGGGCCGGGTCGCCGCGCGCTCGGCCACCGGTTCGTGCGCACCCCGACACACCCCGACCCAAGGAGCCACAGGACATGGCCGACTCCAGTTTCGACATCGTCTCGAAGGTCGAGCGGCAGGAGGTCGACAACGCCCTCAACCAGGCCGCGAAGGAGATCTCGCAGCGCTACGACTTCAAGGGCACGGACGCCTCGATCTCGTGGTCCGGCGAGAAGATCCTCATGCAGGCGAACGGCGAGGAGCGGGTCAAGGCGATCCTCGACATCTTCGAGACCAAGCTGATCAAGCGCGGCATCTCCATGAAGTCGCTGGACGCGGGCGAGCCGCAGCTGTCCGGCAAGGAGTACAAGATCTTCGCCTCCATCGAGGAGGGCATCTCCCAGGACAACGCCAAGAAGGTCGCCAAGGCAATCCGCGACGAGGGGCCCAAGGGCGTCAAGGCGCAGGTGCAGGGCGACGAGCTGCGCGTCTCGTCCAAGAGCCGTGACGACCTCCAGGCCGTCCAGGCCCTGCTCAAGGGCAAGGACTTCGACTTCGCGATCCAGTTCGTCAACTACCGCTGACCCGGTCCGCACCGCTCGCGGGACGCCTGGCCACGGTGTCCGATTTCCGCCAGCGCGGGACGCTCGGGGGTCGCAGACTCGATGTCGTACACGAAGAAGGGAATGTGCGATGACTGTCTACGCGACCCTCGACAGCCCCCTGGGTGAGCTGTTGCTCGTGGGTGAGGAGTCGGCGACCGCGCCGGGCGGGACCGCGCTGGTCTCGCTGTCGGTGCCGGACCAGAAGGGCGGCGCCGTCGTCCAGGACGGCTGGGTGCGCGCGCCCGAGGCCTT
Encoded here:
- a CDS encoding YajQ family cyclic di-GMP-binding protein, which produces MADSSFDIVSKVERQEVDNALNQAAKEISQRYDFKGTDASISWSGEKILMQANGEERVKAILDIFETKLIKRGISMKSLDAGEPQLSGKEYKIFASIEEGISQDNAKKVAKAIRDEGPKGVKAQVQGDELRVSSKSRDDLQAVQALLKGKDFDFAIQFVNYR